From a region of the Methylomonas rapida genome:
- the motD gene encoding flagellar motor protein MotD, with translation MTRRRRRFVEESQHQDRWMVSFADFITLLFAFFVVMYSISSVNKGKYETFSESLDKALFHSEKVIKEVQPIQVGTIPTQIQPIELPNLITVSEEEHQLSEEIMEEKRRLNEVSDEFQRALQPFVESQLVGINKHDFWVELQMNSELLFASGKAELSPKAMPVLEKVAEVVRDVPNVINVEGYTDNVPISTGIYPSNWDLSSARATSVVKELIKNNIPPERLSAVGYGEYHAVGDNATEEGRFKNRRVVLVLMSQAFARYGMSDKERARVLKLAPQEDVSKPVEKAPAL, from the coding sequence ATGACCAGGCGCAGGAGAAGATTCGTCGAGGAAAGTCAGCATCAAGATCGCTGGATGGTGTCGTTTGCCGACTTCATTACCTTGTTGTTTGCGTTTTTTGTCGTGATGTATTCAATCTCGTCGGTCAACAAGGGCAAGTACGAGACTTTTTCCGAATCCCTGGATAAGGCCTTGTTTCACAGCGAAAAAGTCATCAAAGAGGTTCAACCGATTCAAGTGGGCACGATTCCGACCCAAATTCAACCGATTGAATTGCCCAACTTGATTACCGTGTCGGAAGAAGAGCATCAACTGAGTGAAGAAATCATGGAAGAAAAACGCCGTTTGAACGAAGTTTCCGATGAGTTTCAGCGGGCGTTGCAGCCTTTCGTCGAGAGCCAGCTGGTGGGAATCAACAAGCATGACTTTTGGGTGGAGCTGCAAATGAACAGCGAACTATTGTTTGCCAGCGGTAAGGCCGAGTTGTCGCCCAAGGCCATGCCGGTGCTGGAAAAAGTGGCGGAAGTCGTGCGTGATGTGCCCAATGTGATCAATGTCGAGGGCTACACGGATAATGTGCCGATCTCAACCGGCATTTATCCCTCCAATTGGGATTTATCTTCGGCACGGGCCACCAGTGTGGTGAAGGAATTGATCAAAAACAACATCCCGCCAGAGCGCCTGTCGGCCGTGGGTTATGGCGAGTATCACGCGGTGGGCGATAACGCGACCGAGGAAGGGCGCTTCAAGAATCGCCGCGTCGTGTTGGTGTTGATGTCGCAGGCTTTCGCCCGTTATGGCATGAGCGACAAGGAGCGCGCCCGGGTTTTGAAGTTGGCGCCGCAAGAGGATGTGTCGAAACCTGTCGAAAAGGCGCCGGCGCTATGA
- a CDS encoding flagellar motor protein has protein sequence MDILSIIGVLVGFSSIIGGNLMAGGEFDSLVNLHAFVIVVGGTLGATLLQFPLKVFWRGLTIFVWIFVPEKLLLQKQIDKIVRWSTIARKEGLLGLETIIDGEKDGFAKKGLQLLVDGNEPEVIRDCMEVELATKEHLDMQAARVFDAMGGYSPTIGIIGAVIGLIHVMQNLAKPELLGAGIATAFVATIYGVGLANLFFIPVANKLKAHIFRASQAKEMIIEGISSIAEGENPRNIELKLSGFLVET, from the coding sequence ATGGATATTTTAAGCATCATCGGAGTTCTGGTCGGCTTTTCCTCCATCATCGGCGGCAACTTGATGGCGGGCGGTGAGTTTGATTCCCTGGTCAATTTGCATGCCTTTGTCATCGTCGTGGGCGGTACATTGGGCGCGACCTTGCTGCAATTTCCATTAAAAGTATTTTGGCGAGGATTGACCATTTTTGTCTGGATTTTCGTGCCCGAAAAGCTTTTATTGCAAAAGCAAATCGACAAGATCGTGCGCTGGAGCACGATAGCCAGAAAGGAGGGTTTGTTGGGCTTGGAGACGATCATCGACGGTGAAAAGGACGGATTTGCCAAGAAAGGCTTGCAGCTTTTAGTGGATGGCAATGAACCCGAAGTGATACGCGATTGCATGGAGGTCGAGCTGGCCACCAAGGAACATCTGGACATGCAGGCGGCAAGAGTATTCGATGCCATGGGCGGGTATTCGCCAACGATAGGCATTATCGGTGCGGTGATCGGTCTGATTCATGTGATGCAAAACCTGGCCAAGCCGGAATTGCTGGGCGCGGGCATTGCCACCGCCTTTGTCGCAACCATATATGGGGTCGGGCTGGCAAACCTGTTCTTTATTCCTGTCGCGAACAAATTGAAGGCGCATATTTTCCGCGCATCGCAAGCCAAGGAAATGATCATCGAAGGCATTTCCTCGATTGCGGAGGGTGAAAATCCTCGCAATATTGAATTAAAGTTGTCCGGCTTTCTGGTCGAGACCTAG
- a CDS encoding chemotaxis protein CheA yields the protein MAIDLGDEILQDFLVEAGEILEQLSEQLVELEQSPQDYDLLNAIFRGFHTVKGGAGFLAIDALVEICHNAEDVFNVLRQGDRHVTADLMDVILQVLDVVNEMFAHVRAGETPQAAPADLLTRLRAYASAEAADTEPVSPLPAQIEERRAEMLSPQDLVAQEFDAMLDDHSLQAGEEPVFGDDEITEQEFEDLLDALHGKGGSPTPKQSGAPAADDELITEDEFEQLLDELHGKGKFKAPVTPATEATDSGDITEEEFEALLDQLHGKGKFDGSIAQKAVTPPAAPATEAKPEAVEPSRQEAEAERLKPEPAAAKSPPVPAPQAREEIREEADKSVSKIAMPDNSADKAKAPSAQADTTVRVDTQVLDDIMNMVGELVLVRNRFQTLKANLEGGEQLAKAISNLDVVTADLQLAVMKTRMQPIKKVFGRFPRVVRDLARNLKKEIRLELIGEETDLDKNLVEALADPLVHLVRNAVDHGIEMPDERVAKGKPREGVVILKASQEGDHIQLSIQDDGKGMNPDVLRAKVVEKGLMDEETAARLDDKECYNLIFLPGFSTKTEISDVSGRGVGMDVVKTRIAQMNGVVEVDSVEGKGSNIIIKVPLTLAIMPTLMVKLAGQAFALPLASVLEILDLDLTKTNKVDNQLVVMVRNKALPLFYLSEWLVKEPSYTPNKQSTSSHVVVVNAGGRQVGFVVDQLIGQEEVVIKALGAKLHGLEGLAGATITGDGKIALILDVPGLMKKYAG from the coding sequence ATGGCGATTGATCTGGGCGACGAAATTCTGCAGGACTTTCTGGTCGAGGCCGGCGAAATATTGGAGCAGTTGAGCGAACAGTTGGTCGAGCTGGAGCAGTCGCCGCAAGACTATGATTTGCTCAACGCCATTTTTCGCGGGTTTCATACCGTCAAAGGTGGTGCGGGATTTTTAGCCATCGATGCCTTGGTGGAAATCTGCCATAACGCGGAAGACGTATTCAACGTGCTGCGGCAAGGCGATCGCCACGTTACGGCGGATTTGATGGATGTCATCCTGCAGGTGCTGGATGTCGTCAACGAAATGTTTGCGCACGTGCGCGCCGGAGAGACACCGCAAGCCGCGCCCGCCGATCTGTTGACCCGACTAAGAGCCTATGCCAGCGCGGAAGCCGCCGATACCGAGCCCGTCTCGCCACTACCTGCGCAAATTGAAGAACGGCGCGCCGAAATGCTGTCGCCTCAAGATTTGGTGGCGCAAGAGTTCGATGCCATGCTGGATGATCACTCGCTACAGGCCGGAGAGGAGCCGGTTTTCGGTGATGACGAAATCACCGAGCAGGAATTCGAAGACCTGCTGGATGCGTTGCACGGCAAGGGCGGTTCGCCGACGCCCAAGCAATCCGGCGCGCCGGCGGCCGATGACGAGCTGATCACCGAGGACGAGTTTGAGCAGTTGCTCGACGAACTGCATGGCAAAGGCAAATTCAAAGCACCGGTGACGCCGGCGACCGAGGCTACTGATTCCGGCGACATCACCGAAGAAGAATTCGAAGCGCTTTTGGATCAGTTGCACGGCAAGGGCAAATTCGACGGCAGTATCGCGCAAAAAGCAGTGACGCCGCCGGCGGCACCCGCAACCGAGGCAAAGCCGGAAGCGGTGGAACCATCCAGGCAAGAAGCCGAGGCGGAGCGGTTGAAACCGGAACCCGCGGCCGCGAAATCCCCGCCAGTTCCCGCCCCGCAAGCCAGGGAAGAGATTCGCGAGGAAGCGGACAAAAGCGTAAGCAAAATCGCCATGCCCGACAATTCGGCGGACAAAGCCAAAGCGCCTTCGGCGCAGGCCGATACCACCGTCAGGGTCGATACCCAGGTGCTCGACGACATCATGAATATGGTGGGCGAACTGGTCTTGGTGCGTAACCGGTTTCAGACCCTGAAAGCGAATCTGGAAGGCGGCGAACAGCTGGCCAAGGCCATATCCAACCTGGATGTCGTTACCGCCGATCTGCAATTGGCGGTCATGAAGACGCGAATGCAGCCGATCAAAAAAGTCTTTGGCCGTTTTCCGAGAGTCGTGCGCGATCTGGCCAGAAACCTAAAAAAGGAAATTCGCCTGGAATTGATAGGCGAAGAAACCGATTTGGATAAAAATCTGGTGGAAGCCTTGGCCGACCCCCTGGTGCATCTAGTCAGAAACGCTGTGGATCATGGTATCGAGATGCCTGATGAGCGCGTGGCCAAAGGCAAGCCGCGCGAGGGCGTCGTCATCCTGAAAGCTTCTCAGGAGGGCGATCATATCCAGTTGTCGATCCAAGACGATGGCAAAGGCATGAATCCTGATGTACTGCGGGCCAAGGTGGTGGAAAAGGGCTTGATGGATGAAGAGACCGCCGCCAGACTGGATGACAAGGAATGCTACAATCTGATCTTCTTGCCGGGATTTTCCACTAAAACTGAAATATCCGACGTATCCGGCCGCGGCGTCGGCATGGACGTGGTCAAGACCCGCATCGCGCAAATGAATGGCGTGGTGGAGGTCGATTCGGTCGAAGGCAAGGGCAGCAACATCATCATCAAAGTGCCGTTGACCCTGGCGATCATGCCAACCTTGATGGTCAAGTTGGCCGGTCAGGCTTTTGCGCTGCCGTTGGCCAGTGTACTGGAAATCCTGGATCTCGATCTCACCAAAACCAACAAAGTCGACAATCAATTGGTGGTCATGGTCAGGAACAAGGCCTTACCACTATTCTATTTGAGCGAGTGGCTGGTCAAGGAACCCAGTTACACGCCTAACAAGCAAAGCACGAGCAGTCACGTGGTGGTTGTGAATGCCGGCGGCAGGCAAGTCGGATTTGTCGTGGATCAGTTGATTGGCCAGGAAGAGGTCGTCATCAAGGCCTTGGGCGCCAAATTGCATGGTCTGGAAGGTTTGGCGGGGGCGACTATCACCGGTGACGGTAAAATAGCTCTGATTTTGGATGTGCCTGGGTTAATGAAAAAGTATGCCGGCTAA
- a CDS encoding ParA family protein, which translates to MMKIWAVSNQKGGVGKTTSVVTLGGLLSSWGFRTLLVDLDPHGSLTSYFKMNPDQIEFSVYDLFRDASERKKNVNPENYVVKTEFDGLSVLPAATAIATLDRQVAQMGGMGLVIASALAKLKDDYDYAIIDSPPMLGVLMINALAACDHLIIPVLAEFLALKGLDRMVHTINMVFHSRKTPPRFTIVPTMYDKRTKAARESLAALLQQYPDNVWNSVIPVDTKVRDASRVGAPLSLFDPNAKAVEAYSELLELLLLDKAGDKSLANRA; encoded by the coding sequence ATGATGAAAATATGGGCGGTTTCCAATCAAAAGGGCGGGGTGGGTAAAACCACGTCCGTGGTGACCTTGGGAGGGCTTTTGTCTTCGTGGGGCTTTAGAACCTTGCTGGTCGATTTGGACCCGCACGGGTCGTTGACCAGTTATTTCAAGATGAATCCCGACCAGATCGAGTTCAGCGTCTATGACCTGTTCCGTGACGCCAGCGAGAGAAAGAAAAACGTCAATCCCGAAAATTATGTGGTCAAGACCGAGTTTGATGGCTTGAGCGTACTCCCCGCCGCCACAGCGATTGCCACTTTGGATAGGCAGGTGGCGCAAATGGGTGGAATGGGCTTGGTGATTGCAAGCGCCCTGGCCAAGTTAAAGGATGATTACGATTATGCCATCATCGACAGTCCGCCCATGTTGGGGGTGTTGATGATCAATGCCTTGGCGGCTTGTGACCATTTGATCATTCCTGTGTTGGCGGAATTTTTGGCTTTGAAAGGCCTGGATAGAATGGTGCATACGATCAATATGGTGTTTCATTCCCGGAAGACGCCACCCAGATTCACTATCGTTCCAACCATGTATGACAAACGAACCAAGGCTGCGCGCGAAAGTTTGGCGGCCTTGCTGCAACAGTATCCCGACAATGTCTGGAATTCAGTGATACCGGTCGATACCAAGGTGCGCGACGCCAGCCGGGTGGGGGCGCCATTATCGTTATTCGATCCGAATGCCAAGGCCGTAGAGGCTTATTCCGAATTATTGGAACTATTATTGCTGGATAAAGCCGGTGACAAATCTTTGGCGAATCGAGCATGA